The Planctomycetota bacterium genomic sequence CGACGATGGCCGGCACGTCGGCAATCAAACAGCCGCGGCACAGGGCGTGCGTGATCGACAGGTTACAGAAGCAACTGCTGCGGGCCCGGGCGCGCCAGGGAATCGGCGAGCCGTCGCTGACCAGGTAAAAGCCCATCTGGCCGCGCGGGGCTTCGGTCTCGAGATAGACCTCACCCTTGGGGAGCTTCTCGTTCAGCTTCACCGGCACGCCATACGCGCCGGTCGCTCGGCTGTAACGATCGATAGCCTGCCGCACCAGGTCAATCGACTGCACAACTTCCAGCATGCGGACATAGAACCGGTGCCAGCAGTCGCCCAGGATCGCGGTCTTGGGGACGGCTGGATATTGGTAGTCGCGCGGATAGTGGCCGTTCTTTTCGACGATCACTTCGAACGCATAGCCGTCGTACAGCGACGTGTACCAGGCTTCGCCGTCGCGGCGCAGATCCCAGTCGACGCCGCTGCCGCGCAGCACCGGCCCGGTGCAGCCGTAGCTGGTCGCCATCTCGCCCGACATCACGCCAATGCCCGCCGTGCGGCGGACGAAGATTTCGTTCGTCGTCAGCAGCGCGTGGCACTCGGCGATCACCGGCCAGAACTGTTCGAGGAACTGTTCGCACTTTTGCAGCCAGCCATTGGGCAAGTCGTGCGTCGCGCCGCCCACGGTCAGGTAGCTGTACGTCAGCCGCGCGCCGCAGGCCATCTCGAACAGGTCGAGAATCTTTTCCCGTTCGCGGAAGGCGTACAAGAACGGGCTGAACGTCCCCAGGTCCAAGCCATAGGCCCCCATGCCGACCAGGTGGCTGGCAATGCGGTTCATCTCGGCGATGATCACCCGCAGGTGCTTGGCCTTGTCGGGCAGTTCGAGCCGCATCAGCTTCTCGACCGTCATGGCCCAGCCGAGGTTCATGTTCATGCCGGCCAGGTAGTCCATGCGGTCGGTGTACGGAATCCACTGCCGCGGCGTCAGATTCTCGCCGATCTTTTCGGCGCAGCGATGCAGATAGCCCAGGTGAGGCGTGGTTTCGCTGACGATTTCGCCGTCGGTCCGTAGCACCAGCCGGAGCACGCCGTGCGTGCTGGGGTGTTGCGGTCCCATGTTCACCAACATCTCGTCGGTGCGGACGTCGAATTCGATTACTCGAGGGTCATCGAGGTGGGTAGCCATTACTTTTTGTCCGTTGTCAGTGGTCAGTTGTCCGTTGTTGGGGGAGCAACTGGCTTGGATTGACCGATGGAGTTGATGTACGCATTGAGCCTTGGAGCCAATTCGTCGAGAAGCAACTTGAGCTGTTCGACCTGTTCGGCGGACAAGAGTCCTCGTTGGCAAGCTCTTCTTAGCCAGTGTTTCGTTTCGTGAAGCGACGCCCGGGCGATGCGAACAAAACGTCGATTCTCTGGGAACGTACCGCGACCGGACCCTTCGGCGATGTTCGCCCCGATACTATCGGCGGCTCGCACCAGTTGCTTGCCGACGGTGTCGCGTGGGAAGTTTGACCAGTTCTTGACAATCTCCCACACGCGATCGGCGAGTTCTTCGGCCAGCCGGTATACCTGCAGATTTTCAAATTGGGTTCGCGCCACGACCAGCCCTCGCAACGCTTACTTTCCAGAACCGATGGTAAGCAACTTTTCCTAACAACTGACAACGGACCACTGACAACGGACAAATCCGCAGGCTAGCGCCCGCGGATTCCGTGGTATTCGAGCGGCATCTCGTAGTCTTTCCGCAGCGGGTGTCCCAGCCAGTCTTCCGGGCACAGGATCCGCCGCAGGTCCGGGTGCCCCACGAAGTTCACGCCCGACAGGTCGAACACTTCGCGCTCGTGCCAGTCGGCCGTGGCCCACACACCGCTGACGGTCGGCACCTCGGGCAACTGGCCCGGCTGATCGTCTTTCCACCGCGGCAGAATCACCTTGAGGACCAGGCTCACCTTGTTCGGCAGGCTCCACAGGTGGTAGACCACTTCGGTGTGCGGCTGCCAGGTGACCTTGGCGGCTTTCTTGGCGTCGGGTTCAAAGTAGTCCACGCCCGAGATGCAGTTCAAAAAGTTGAACTGCAGAGCCGGGTCGTCACGCAGGTAGGTGCAGACGTCCACCAGCGCGTCGGGCGCGACTTCGATCCACGGATCGATCGCTTCCAGGTTCGACCCGGTGATGCCGTCGCCGAACTTTTTCTTCAGTTGATCGAGAAACGCTTGGCCGTTGGGCATTGTCGGGCGACCTTTGCAAGACGGAACAGGTTGAGCGATTCAGGTGTTGTTGGACTGCCGGCCGCGCTCGTTGCCGGCTTCGTCGACCGCCGTTCGCAAGCGCGCAGGCGGTGCGCTAGACCGCAGTGCGCTAGGCCAGCGCCAGCGATTCTTCCTCGGCTTCGGCAGCATCGCGCACCAGGGCGCGTTCGCGGCTGACGGCGCGGACCCAGTCCAAGTCGCCGCGCCGCCAGACATAGGCAAAGCCCACCATCAGCACGGCAAAGAAAACCAGTATGTCAGCAATCGACGTGGCGGCCAGTGTTCGTGCCATGCCGCGAATCGTGGCGACGTTCGCTTCGGGCGTGGCTTTGGCGTCGGGCAACTCGGGCTTGGCCACGCCCAACTCACCCAGCACGTTCTGCGCGGCCGGCGTCAGCGCGCCGGTTTGCGACACCACGGCGGCTTGCGGGTCCATCAGGTGCGTGGCCTTGCCATAGACCACGGCCCAGGGGAAGAAGAACGCCACTTCGACGTCGAAGATGATGAACAACAGCGCGACCACGTAGAACCGCAAGTCGAACTGGACAAAGCTCGAGCCGATGGTCGGCTCGCCGCATTCGTAGATTTCGAGCTTCTCTTCGTTCGGCGACTTGGGACGCAGGAACCGCCCGAGCAGCAAGTTGGCGAAGAGGAACGCGATGCCGACCGCGACAAACAGAGCCAGGTAACCAACGATCGCGGTAGGAGACATCGTGGGGGTGCTTTCCAAGGAGAAGAGTCGCCGGCGACGTAAACTCCCCAGATTTTAGGCAGTTAAGGCCGGTTTGCAAGCGGCGAGCCTGGCCCCAGAAATCAACCACGACGGCACGACGAACACGACGTAAGGCAGTAATGCAAAGGCTACGAGATTCGGGGATGTGGGCGGTGCTCTTCGCTCATTTCCGGCGTCGTGACCGTCGTGCCGTCGTGGTCGAATCTAACGATTTGCTAGAGGGAGACCGACGGGGCCTAACAGCCTAGCGAGTTCTCGCCGAAGGTGCCCCCCGTGCCGCTCGAAGCCACCAGCGACCGGCGACCGGCGAAGCCGGCGTCGAGCTCGTGCCAATGCAGCACCTCGGGCTCGCCCAGCTTCCAGCACAGATACACCACTCGGCCGTCGATTGCGGCGGGAAAGTCGACCAGCCCCTCGGGTCCACCCTTGGGTTCGACCCCCAGGGCCAGCAGCTCGTCGACGTATTCCTGGATCTTGGCCCGGTCGCGCTCGAGCTGCAACTCGGCCTCGTGCAGTTCATCGCTATACACGGTCTCGCGCTTCGAGCCGTGGGCTTCGATCAACTCGCCAACGCGCTGCTTGCGTTCGCGGAACTCGCGCGACAGTTGAGCCAGATCGCCGACAATGGCCCGCACCAATGGCAGCATGGCGTTGGCCTGCTCGACGGTGAACAGCCGCGGCTGGTTGGCGTGCAGGGGCGAAGCTTCAGGGCTAGGCTTGTCGGACGGGCGGTCGGTCATCGGCGGAAAGCTTTCTGTGCGCTCGAGCGAGAATCGTGGATCGGAAGTGAACCGGAACAACCATGCTGGCGGCGCTGCGATTTCGACCAGCCAGTCTCGCGGGCATTGTACCCGCGTCGAGCCTTTGCGCGGTGGTCGCAAACCACGGTGCTCGTAAAACCACTTTGGTCGCCAAGCCATTCATTACGCATGCGAGCGATGAATGGTTCGCCGACTACTGTGCGCGACGGTCGACGCGCGGTCCTACTGGTTTGGACCACCGTGGACTGGCTCGGCAATCACCTTGGACTGAGCGACTGCCGTAGGATTCAGCGTAGCTCGGCCCCAGCCGATTTCCACCGGCAAACGCGAGAAATCGACAATGCAACCGTCACGGCTGTAGCAGCTCAGGTCGTGCGTCGCTCCCATAAAGATGCAATCGACTGGACAAGGTTCGACGCACAAGGCGCAAAACATGCACTTCGAATAGTCGATCGTAAAACCGGTGATCTTGAAGCCCTTGCCGTTGGTGACCCGTTCCTTGCCGATGTAGATGCAATCGACTGGGCAGGCCTTGGCGCACTGGTCACAAGCGATGCACGTCGTCAGGTCGTAGCGGTGGAATCCGCGATAGCGCGGCGCCACCGGCACCGGCAACTCGGGGTACTCGAAGTGGTGCGTGAACGTCCGGCGCTGGGGGTCATAGGTCCGCATCCAGTACCGCAGCGTCACGTACAGCCCGTGCAAGACCGTGTAGACCGCGCTGAAGACGTCTTTGAACCATTGCAGCATGGAGCACTTCTTTTCTGGTTCGGCGCGCACGAAGAACGAACGGGTCGCTTGCGACGCGAATGGCAGCCGCGCGACCCTAAAATCTGATTCGAGTCGCTGAAGTCGTCAGACTTCAGACGTTTCGATCATTCGCGGTCAATTATAGGCCCCGCCGAACCGGTCGCAAGGCAGCGCGGAGGCGGTGAAATGCTTAATGCGAAATGCTTAATCATCGGACGCGACGTTGTTCATCGGGCGCGGCGCGTTTGGCGGTGCTGGGTCGTGGCGGTTGCTGTTCGCCTCCCTCATGCCATCGTGAGGGAGCCGGGGACGGTCGGCATCGGTGAGTGCTTGCCAGTCTCACCGGCGCGGTCGCGACTCGTCCGTCGGTCCATACGCGATCCACTGCCGCCCTGACAATCGCCCAAAGCACTTGGCGGCCCCTCGCCCAGCCGGCCCCGGCTGGGCCGGTCAACAGCCGCAGGGGCATACAAAGCCCAAGAGTCCAGCTCGTTTGCCGCTCCTTTTTGGGGGAACGGCCCAGTTCTGTAAAACCCGGTGTTGCGGGTGATTTACCGCTGTCGCAGCAAGCTGGACCCGCCGTGGCGAGCCTCACCGGATGGTGAGTCTAGTTTCGTAACATTTTGCCGCGAATAGCGTTGCGATACTTTTGGTTGGCCAGCCACACCCCATTGGGGTCATTACCGACAGCCCGGTCTCGCCAGCTTCCAGCAGCTTGCGGAGCCCCCAAAAGAACCACCCGGCAAATGTTCGTAAATCAATACGTTGCTTGACTCTGGGTGTGGTATGCGTAGAGTGTTATTGACGAATGCCGCGTAACGCTTGGGACGAGTTTGACGATTCTGTCCTCGGTTGCGACGCGGGTAAACCAAGCCGTTCGCCGAACCTTTGTCCAAGGAAGACACTCATCCGCCGCAGGCGGTGTTTCGACAAGTAAGTTGAGGAACCGGGCGATGTTGGTCTTATCCCGCAAGAAGAACGAAAGCATCGTGATCAACAACGAGATCACGGTCGTGGTGGTCGAGATTCGCGGCGACAAGGTGCGACTCGGCGTCGAAGCCCCCAAGGAAGTGCCGGTTCACCGGCGCGAGGTCTACGACGCCATCCAGCGTTCCAGCGCTGAGCACCCCCCGACGACCGAGAAGCCCGCCGAACCCGAAGCCGGCAAGGCCGACCGCAGCTAGTTGCGTTCTCGTTCAGCGCGCCGTCGCGCGCATTGGCTTGGTGCTAGCAGCGCCGAGCGGTTTTTCCATTGAATGTTTGCTGGTGCGTGGTCGCGCGCTTGTCCGTGGTCAGTAGTCCGTTGTCAGTTGTAGGAAGCAGTTTGCAGCGGGCGAAAATCAACGAGTTTGAAGCAGAGTGCAACGGACCACTGACAACTGACTACGGACCCCAGCGCAAGCCGGGGCTTGACGCGCCAGCGCAGCGGCCAGTATACACGCCTACTTGGCGCTTTCTGCCCGCCGACCGGTGGCGGGTTGCTGGCGACCAACGCGGCCCCGTCGTCTAGTCAGGTCTAGGACACAGGCCTTTCACGCCTGCGACACGGGTTCAAATCCCGTCGGGGTCACTTATCCCTCGAACACCGCGCGGAATCTGCG encodes the following:
- a CDS encoding NADH-quinone oxidoreductase subunit A encodes the protein MSPTAIVGYLALFVAVGIAFLFANLLLGRFLRPKSPNEEKLEIYECGEPTIGSSFVQFDLRFYVVALLFIIFDVEVAFFFPWAVVYGKATHLMDPQAAVVSQTGALTPAAQNVLGELGVAKPELPDAKATPEANVATIRGMARTLAATSIADILVFFAVLMVGFAYVWRRGDLDWVRAVSRERALVRDAAEAEEESLALA
- a CDS encoding NADH-quinone oxidoreductase subunit C, with translation MPNGQAFLDQLKKKFGDGITGSNLEAIDPWIEVAPDALVDVCTYLRDDPALQFNFLNCISGVDYFEPDAKKAAKVTWQPHTEVVYHLWSLPNKVSLVLKVILPRWKDDQPGQLPEVPTVSGVWATADWHEREVFDLSGVNFVGHPDLRRILCPEDWLGHPLRKDYEMPLEYHGIRGR
- a CDS encoding four helix bundle protein encodes the protein MARTQFENLQVYRLAEELADRVWEIVKNWSNFPRDTVGKQLVRAADSIGANIAEGSGRGTFPENRRFVRIARASLHETKHWLRRACQRGLLSAEQVEQLKLLLDELAPRLNAYINSIGQSKPVAPPTTDN
- a CDS encoding 4Fe-4S binding protein, which translates into the protein MLQWFKDVFSAVYTVLHGLYVTLRYWMRTYDPQRRTFTHHFEYPELPVPVAPRYRGFHRYDLTTCIACDQCAKACPVDCIYIGKERVTNGKGFKITGFTIDYSKCMFCALCVEPCPVDCIFMGATHDLSCYSRDGCIVDFSRLPVEIGWGRATLNPTAVAQSKVIAEPVHGGPNQ
- a CDS encoding NADH-quinone oxidoreductase subunit D (Catalyzes the transfer of electrons from NADH to quinone): MATHLDDPRVIEFDVRTDEMLVNMGPQHPSTHGVLRLVLRTDGEIVSETTPHLGYLHRCAEKIGENLTPRQWIPYTDRMDYLAGMNMNLGWAMTVEKLMRLELPDKAKHLRVIIAEMNRIASHLVGMGAYGLDLGTFSPFLYAFREREKILDLFEMACGARLTYSYLTVGGATHDLPNGWLQKCEQFLEQFWPVIAECHALLTTNEIFVRRTAGIGVMSGEMATSYGCTGPVLRGSGVDWDLRRDGEAWYTSLYDGYAFEVIVEKNGHYPRDYQYPAVPKTAILGDCWHRFYVRMLEVVQSIDLVRQAIDRYSRATGAYGVPVKLNEKLPKGEVYLETEAPRGQMGFYLVSDGSPIPWRARARSSCFCNLSITHALCRGCLIADVPAIVGSLDIVMGEIDR
- a CDS encoding DUF2203 domain-containing protein is translated as MTDRPSDKPSPEASPLHANQPRLFTVEQANAMLPLVRAIVGDLAQLSREFRERKQRVGELIEAHGSKRETVYSDELHEAELQLERDRAKIQEYVDELLALGVEPKGGPEGLVDFPAAIDGRVVYLCWKLGEPEVLHWHELDAGFAGRRSLVASSGTGGTFGENSLGC
- the csrA gene encoding carbon storage regulator CsrA gives rise to the protein MLVLSRKKNESIVINNEITVVVVEIRGDKVRLGVEAPKEVPVHRREVYDAIQRSSAEHPPTTEKPAEPEAGKADRS